The Bacteroidales bacterium region AGTTTGAAGTAGGTAAAGGATATCTTGTGGCTTATGAAATTTCAAATACAATAAAAACTTTCACCGGAGCACTGAATCAGGGAAGTGTGAATTTTCCTCTTTCAGCTCTTGGTTCAGGCCAACACCAGCAATATAACCATGTTGGGAATCCCTTTCCGTCATCAATTGACTGGAAATCCGGTTCAGGCTGGAACTTAAGTGGTTTAGAGCCCAATGGTGAAGGTTATGATATGCACATCTGGAATGATATCATTGGGAATTATGGCGCATTTAACTCTGCTTCACTTAATGATGGAGGAACTAACAACGTATCCCGTTACATTGCTCCCATGCAAGGTTTTATGGTAAAGGCTGATAATGCAAAAAGTGGCAATTTGACAATGGATAACGCCATCAGGGTTCATAGCAGCCAGGCTTTCCTGAAATCAACCGAAGAACTGGCCGATTACCTGAAATTGAAGGTTACCGGTACCCCAAATACTTACTCTGATGAAGTAATCATTGAGTTCAACCATGATAGCGACCAGGGTGGCGCCTCCAAGCTGCTCAGCTTTGTTGCCGAAGCCCCGGGTCTCTGCACCATGAAGGATGGTTCTAAATATGCCATCGACTTCCGCAGTTCACCGAAGGAAGAGACCACCATTCCACTGCATTTCAGGGTTGGCGCCAACGGCAATTACACCATCCAGGCTTTGACACTTGAAACTTTTACACAGGGAGTAGTAATTGCTCTCGAAGACAGGAAAACCGGAATAATGCATGAACTGACCCATAGTAACGCTTACACCTTTAATGCAATGAAAGAGGACAACCCCGATCGTTTTTTACTGCATTTTACCGGCGCTTTCGGTGTCAATGAACTCAATACAAATGATGTGATTGGAATTTACTCGCACGGCCAGTCAATATATATCAGCAGCATTGAAAGTGCAGAAGCGCTGATCTCCGTCTTCAACATCACCGGCCAGCAGGTGTACAACCAGCAATTGGTGCTTGACGGATTGAAACAGATCACGCTGAATGTTCCCGCAGGCTGTTACGTAGTCCAGGCCGTCACTTCCGGAAGTGCAGTCAGCCGCAAGGTGTTTATCCGTTAATCCATCCATTCGTAAACAACAATAAAAACATATCACGA contains the following coding sequences:
- a CDS encoding T9SS type A sorting domain-containing protein, encoding MNKIVLCLILLLSLQGLLFAQYSGGAGPGDNFNLLANQHLDNWFKTPGNWSEAENWSQNTVPVPSERAWIKASVEVDGNYQHTDLIIEADGKVTIPVTGALTITGILINNASSQGLVIKSDITGSGSLIHATDNVSATVERYITGNSWNWHFLSSPVADQEISGDFTPSGENGDYDFYSWYEPELTWVNFKNTTVEPTWFTANGSNQFEVGKGYLVAYEISNTIKTFTGALNQGSVNFPLSALGSGQHQQYNHVGNPFPSSIDWKSGSGWNLSGLEPNGEGYDMHIWNDIIGNYGAFNSASLNDGGTNNVSRYIAPMQGFMVKADNAKSGNLTMDNAIRVHSSQAFLKSTEELADYLKLKVTGTPNTYSDEVIIEFNHDSDQGGASKLLSFVAEAPGLCTMKDGSKYAIDFRSSPKEETTIPLHFRVGANGNYTIQALTLETFTQGVVIALEDRKTGIMHELTHSNAYTFNAMKEDNPDRFLLHFTGAFGVNELNTNDVIGIYSHGQSIYISSIESAEALISVFNITGQQVYNQQLVLDGLKQITLNVPAGCYVVQAVTSGSAVSRKVFIR